From one Cucurbita pepo subsp. pepo cultivar mu-cu-16 chromosome LG17, ASM280686v2, whole genome shotgun sequence genomic stretch:
- the LOC111778616 gene encoding transcription factor UNE10-like: MSQCVPNWDLSASAAPPPFHASSASHDVVPTFEYEVTELTWENGQLAMHGLGLPRVTGKIQHGGGGGGGGGGGGGSKNTWDNKPARASGTLESLVNQGTCHGEIIGFNGTDLVPWFSDHHRQTLQTPAAMDAMVPCEAGKAPAESSDIRVATRVENEKGRMVHGKGGRVMARMVHSGTEGSGCRNQMKVSGNAAKFGGESGKKVTSDTRDRDYSVVSGGGGGLTVTTATSQESMDNTRSGKICIKTTTTAATDDRDSVCHSTHQVEEEDRHKENPKSSISTKRSRAAAIHNQSERKRRDKINQRMKTLQKLVPNSNKTDKASMLDEVIEYLKQLQAQVQMMSRVNMPMMVPMALHQHLPLASLMNMPMMGMAGMGMGLGMDHLNMIANRPALAAGMSPLLHPTAFMPTAAWDGGTADHIQPLPTDPLSTFLACQSQPMAMEAYNRIAMMFQQHPSMAGGSKN; the protein is encoded by the exons ATGAGTCAGTGTGTTCCTAATTGGGACCTCTCCGCCTCCGCCGCTCCTCCCCCGTTCCACGCCTCCTCCGCCTCACACGACGTCGTTCCAAC gttTGAGTATGAAGTAACGGAGCTCACATGGGAAAATGGGCAATTGGCTATGCATGGGTTGGGGTTGCCGAGGGTAACCGGGAAGATTCAGcacggcggcggaggaggaggaggaggtggtggtggtggtggttctAAGAATACGTGGGATAATAAACCGGCACGTGCGAGTGGCACGCTTGAGTCTTTAGTGAACCAAGGAACTTGCCATGGTGAGATTATTGGTTTTAACGGCACCGATTTAGTGCCGTGGTTTTCCGACCACCACCGACAGACACTGCAAACGCCGGCGGCTATGGATGCGATGGTGCCGTGTGAAGCCGGCAAGGCGCCGGCGGAGTCGAGTGATATTCGCGTGGCAACGCGTGTGGAGAACGAGAAAGGTAGGATGGTTCACGGGAAAGGTGGGAGAGTGATGGCGCGTATGGTCCACTCGGGCACGGAAGGGAGTGGGTGTCGGAATCAGATGAAGGTGAGTGGAAACGCCGCCAAGTTCGGCGGGGAAAGCGGTAAGAAAGTGACGTCGGACACTCGCGATAGAGATTATTCCGTCGTTAGCGGAGGCGGCGGAGGATTGACCGTCACTACCGCCACGTCACAAGAATCGATGGATAATACGAGATCCGGCAAAATATGCATTaaaaccaccaccaccgccgccactGACGACCGTGACTCCGTCTGCCATAGCACACATCAG gtggaagaagaagacagaCATAAAGAGAATCCAAAATCATCTATTTCTACTAAAAGAAGTCGAGCTGCTGCAATCCATAATCAATCCGAACGg aaaagGAGAGATAAGATTAACCAAAGGATGAAGACACTGCAAAAGCTGGttccaaattcaaataag acGGACAAAGCGTCGATGCTGGACGAAGTGATCGAATATTTGAAGCAATTACAAGCTCAAGTACAGATGATGAGCAGAGTGAACATGCCAATGATGGTGCCGATGGCACTGCATCAGCATCTCCCATTGGCATCGTTAATGAATATGCCAATGATGGGGATGGCGGGCATGGGAATGGGTCTAGGAATGGATCATCTAAACATGATTGCCAATCGCCCCGCCCTCGCCGCTGGAATGTCTCCGCTCCTTCACCCCACTGCCTTCATGCCCACCGCTGCATGGGACGGAGGCACCGCCGATCACATCCAACCTCTTCCGACCGACCCCCTATCCACATTCCTTGCATGTCAATCACAG CCGATGGCAATGGAAGCATATAACAGAATTGCTATGATGTTTCAACAACACCCCTCCATGGCGGGCGGCTCCAAGaattaa
- the LOC111778617 gene encoding cell number regulator 6-like, with protein MGDGNMQSRYVRLTKDQAPLEDITPGELNQPIQVPQLIVHRCEECGQPLPESYQPPADEDWTTGICGCLQDTQSCWRGMLCPCVLFGENVETLKEEIPWQNACVCHAMCVEGGMAVAAATALIHGIDPQTSFLISESLLFAWWMCGIYTGLFRQSLQKKYHLKNSPCDPCLVHCCMHWCALCQEHREMRNHLSDNVAMQMTVISPPALQAMNIHQNESAPSTSSLPSQELAITTI; from the exons ATGGGTGACGGTAATATGCAATCAAGGTATGTGAGATTGACAAAAGATCAGGCGCCATTGGAGGATATCACCCCTGGAGAGCTGAATCAACCTATTCAAGTGCCTCAG TTGATTGTTCATAGATGTGAGGAGTGTGGGCAGCCGCTACCGGAAAGCTATCAGCCACCAGCCGATGAAGATTGGACCACTGGCATTTGTGGTTGTCTTCAAGATACCCAGAGTT GCTGGAGAGGAATGTTGTGCCCATGTGTGTTGTTTGGGGAAAATGTAGAGACACTGAAAGAGGAGATACCGTGGCAAAATGCATGTGTTTGCCATGCAATGTGTGTGGAAGGAGGAATGGCAGTGGCGGCGGCAACGGCACTTATACATGGCATTGATCCCCAAACTTCTTTTTTGATATCTGAAAGCCTCTTGTTTGCTTGGTGGATGTGTGGTATCTATACTGGTTTGTTTCGCCAGTCCTTGCAGAAGAAATATCATCTTAAG AACTCTCCATGCGATCCATGTCTGGTGCATTGCTGCATGCATTGGTGTGCGCTATGTCAAGAGCATAGAGAAATGAGGAACCATCTTTCTGATAACGTTGCCATGCAAATGACAGTCATCAGCCCTCCTGCCCTTCAGGCGATGAACATCCACCAGAATGAATCTGCACCGTCCACTTCATCTCTGCCATCTCAAGAACTAGCCATCACGACGATTTAG
- the LOC111778618 gene encoding Golgi to ER traffic protein 4 homolog, with protein sequence MSPHPLQKTMSRARSSRIVLPPVQEHIMKIDDVIDDGDYYGAQQMYKSVSSRYVAAEKYSEALEILLSGACSQLKHEQVTCGAELAVLFVETLVKGKVPCDDNTLGRVRKIYENFPQIPLPQQLGEDDDVQQLSEALGAAKTRVEGCSSFLKAALKWSMEFGSHRSGSPEIHIMLATYVYSESPEVDMTRVSYHFVRGNNPEMFASILVNFVGKCYPGEDDMAIARAVLMYLSLGNLRDANRLIDELKKHEEREELEFPDSELIEFIIYLLLTLQRDALPLFNMLRANYKPSIEREPALNEFLDEIAEKFYGVRRRNPLQGIFGDFLKMMG encoded by the exons ATGAGTCCGCACCCGTTGCAGAAGACGATGTCCCGCGCGAGATCCAGTCGAATTGTACTGCCTCCGGTTCAAGAG CATATTATGAAAATAGATGACGTTATCGACGACGGTGACTACTACGGGGCTCAACAAATGTATAAATCTGTCAGTTCAAG ATACGTGGCTGCAGAAAAGTACTCTGAAGCCTTGGAAATTCTTCTGTCAGGGGCTTGCTCCCAGTTGAAACATGAGCAG GTTACATGTGGAGCAGAGCTTGCTGTGTTATTCGTGGAGACGCTTGTTAAAGGGAAAGTTCCTTGTGATGATAATACACTTG GTCGTGTCAGGAAAATTTACGAGAATTTCCCTCAGATTCCTTTGCCTCAACAATTGGgggaagatgatgatgtgCAACAGCTTTCTGAAGCACTTGGTGCCGCTAAAACTCGTGTAGAAGgatgttcttcctttttgaaAGCAGCTTTAAA GTGGTCTATGGAGTTTGGATCGCATAGGAGTGGATCTCCGGAAATTCATATCATGCTTGCTACATATGTATATTCTGAGTCACCAGAAGTG GACATGACCAGagtatcatatcattttgttcgaggaaATAATCCCGAGATGTTTGCTTCTATATTAGTGAATTTTGTGGGCAAG TGTTATCCAGGTGAAGATGATATGGCTATTGCACGGGCTGTTTTGAT GTACTTGTCTCTTGGTAATCTAAGGGATGCTAATCGTTTAATTGATGAGTTAAAGAAGCACGAAGAACGTGAGGAACTTGAGTTCCCTGATTCAGAATTGATTGAGTTTATCATATATCTTTTGCTGAC GTTGCAAAGAGATGCTTTGCCTCTTTTCAACATGCTGAGGGCGAATTACAAGCCAAGTATTGAGAGAGAACCTGCCCTAAATGAG TTTCTTGATGAAATTGCAGAGAAGTTCTATGGAGTACGGCGCAGAAATCCCTTACAAGGGATCTTCGGAGATTTCTTGAAG ATGATGGGCTGA